A single Oncorhynchus mykiss isolate Arlee chromosome 22, USDA_OmykA_1.1, whole genome shotgun sequence DNA region contains:
- the LOC110501548 gene encoding glutaminase kidney isoform, mitochondrial isoform X2, with protein sequence MDMEQRDYDSRTALHVAAAEGHAEVVSFLLEACKVNPVPIDRWDKTPMEEVLHFGHHDMVTILQVYQNKYNPQEAPKKDKETAENNLGGLL encoded by the exons ATGGACATGGAGCAGAGGGACTATGACTCCAGGACGGCTTTACATGTGGCAGCAGCAGAAG GACATGCAGAGGTGGTGAGCTTCCTCTTGGAGGCGTGCAAAGTGAACCCCGTTCCCATTGATAG GTGGGATAAGACCCCAATGGAAGAGGTCTTGCATTTTGGCCATCACGACATGGTCACCATCCTCCAGGTCTATCAAAACAAGTACAACCCACAAGAGGCCCCCAAGAAGGACAAGGAGACAGCAGAGAACAACCTGGGCGGTCTGCTGTAG
- the LOC110501547 gene encoding glutaminase kidney isoform, mitochondrial isoform X2, protein MDMEQRDYDSRTALHVAAAEGHAEVVSFLLEACKVNPVPIDRWDKNPMEEVLHFGHHDMVTILQDYQNKYNPQEAPKKDKETAENNLGGLL, encoded by the exons ATGGACATGGAGCAGAGGGACTATGACTCCAGGACGGCTTTACATGTGGCAGCAGCAGAAG GACATGCAGAGGTGGTGAGCTTCCTCTTGGAGGCGTGCAAAGTGAACCCTGTTCCCATTGATAG GTGGGATAAGAACCCAATGGAAGAGGTCTTGCATTTTGGCCATCACGACATGGTCACCATCCTCCAGGACTATCAAAACAAGTACAACCCACAAGAGGCCCCCAAGAAGGACAAGGAGACAGCAGAGAACAACCTGGGCGGTCTGCTGTAG
- the LOC110501548 gene encoding glutaminase kidney isoform, mitochondrial isoform X1 produces MLYCRTVLPQVKHFSTGQVCHQPPVCCLHRRRLSTKEVKFPLFSMDMEQRDYDSRTALHVAAAEGHAEVVSFLLEACKVNPVPIDRWDKTPMEEVLHFGHHDMVTILQVYQNKYNPQEAPKKDKETAENNLGGLL; encoded by the exons ATGTTATACTGCAGAACTGTTCTTCCCCAAGTAAAACATTTCTCAACTG GTCAAGTCTGTCATCAACCTCCTGTTTGCTGCCTACACCGGAGACGTCTCAGCACTAAGGAGGTCAA ATTTCCTCTGTTCTCCATGGACATGGAGCAGAGGGACTATGACTCCAGGACGGCTTTACATGTGGCAGCAGCAGAAG GACATGCAGAGGTGGTGAGCTTCCTCTTGGAGGCGTGCAAAGTGAACCCCGTTCCCATTGATAG GTGGGATAAGACCCCAATGGAAGAGGTCTTGCATTTTGGCCATCACGACATGGTCACCATCCTCCAGGTCTATCAAAACAAGTACAACCCACAAGAGGCCCCCAAGAAGGACAAGGAGACAGCAGAGAACAACCTGGGCGGTCTGCTGTAG
- the LOC110501547 gene encoding glutaminase kidney isoform, mitochondrial isoform X1, with protein sequence MLYCRTVLPQVKHFSTGQVCHQPPVCCLHRRRLSTKEVKFALSSMDMEQRDYDSRTALHVAAAEGHAEVVSFLLEACKVNPVPIDRWDKNPMEEVLHFGHHDMVTILQDYQNKYNPQEAPKKDKETAENNLGGLL encoded by the exons ATGTTATACTGCAGAACTGTTCTTCCCCAAGTAAAACATTTCTCAACTG GTCAAGTCTGTCATCAACCTCCTGTTTGCTGCCTACACCGGAGACGTCTCAGCACTAAGGAGGTCAA ATTTGCTCTTTCCTCCATGGACATGGAGCAGAGGGACTATGACTCCAGGACGGCTTTACATGTGGCAGCAGCAGAAG GACATGCAGAGGTGGTGAGCTTCCTCTTGGAGGCGTGCAAAGTGAACCCTGTTCCCATTGATAG GTGGGATAAGAACCCAATGGAAGAGGTCTTGCATTTTGGCCATCACGACATGGTCACCATCCTCCAGGACTATCAAAACAAGTACAACCCACAAGAGGCCCCCAAGAAGGACAAGGAGACAGCAGAGAACAACCTGGGCGGTCTGCTGTAG